A region of Mammaliicoccus sp. Dog046 DNA encodes the following proteins:
- the thiM gene encoding hydroxyethylthiazole kinase, producing the protein MSKLESLRVSKPLVVCYTNDVVKNFTANGLISLGASPAMSEEPDEALEFAEHAGAFLINIGTITTDRAYDMKEYATIMHENGVPVILDPVAVGASNLRKTFCSTLLNDEVVDVIRGNASEVLALIEDDTMMKGTDSDQSIDAVKVAKQAHQQLKIPIIITGEVDVIACSNRIIELHNGSEMLTKVTGGGCLLGGVVAAFLSHEKVVKIEELEEALSTYNIASEFASKQPGAHLPGTFQMAFIDQLNAITSDDVKDNKKVKEVK; encoded by the coding sequence ATGAGTAAATTAGAAAGTCTAAGAGTAAGTAAACCACTTGTCGTATGTTATACAAACGATGTTGTGAAGAATTTTACTGCGAATGGATTAATATCGCTTGGTGCAAGCCCGGCGATGAGTGAAGAACCAGATGAGGCATTGGAATTTGCGGAACACGCAGGAGCATTCTTAATTAATATTGGAACAATTACGACGGACAGAGCTTATGATATGAAGGAATATGCGACAATCATGCATGAAAATGGAGTTCCAGTAATATTGGACCCTGTTGCAGTTGGTGCATCGAATTTAAGAAAAACGTTCTGTTCGACATTATTAAACGATGAAGTTGTCGATGTGATTAGAGGTAATGCTTCTGAAGTTTTAGCATTAATTGAAGATGACACGATGATGAAAGGTACGGATAGTGATCAATCGATTGACGCAGTTAAGGTCGCTAAACAAGCACACCAACAATTGAAAATACCTATTATCATCACAGGTGAAGTTGATGTAATTGCATGTAGTAATCGCATTATTGAACTTCATAATGGCAGTGAGATGCTTACAAAAGTAACTGGTGGTGGATGTTTATTAGGTGGTGTAGTTGCAGCATTTCTATCTCATGAAAAAGTAGTGAAAATAGAAGAGTTGGAAGAAGCACTATCAACGTATAATATCGCAAGTGAATTTGCGAGTAAACAACCAGGTGCTCATTTACCTGGTACTTTCCAGATGGCTTTTATTGATCAATTGAACGCAATTACATCAGACGATGTGAAAGATAACAAGAAAGTGAAAGAAGTGAAATAG
- the thiE gene encoding thiamine phosphate synthase yields the protein MFDLNTLKVYFIAGSQDVPNGDLYSVVEQALMGGITMFQFREKGPNSKTGHEKEALAKALFKLCQKYKVPFIINDDVELAIKLNVDGIHVGQDDLKVQSFIDHFKGKIVGLSVANEEEYQKSNITEVDYIGTGPIHATDSKADAGVEGGYELIKNMRKLNPTIPIVAIGGITAQDVPALIKSGANGVSVISAIAKSNNIEQSVKGFHNQYKNI from the coding sequence ATGTTTGATTTAAATACTTTAAAAGTATACTTCATCGCAGGTAGTCAAGATGTCCCAAATGGCGATTTATATAGCGTAGTCGAGCAGGCATTAATGGGTGGCATTACTATGTTTCAGTTTCGTGAAAAAGGTCCAAATAGCAAAACTGGCCATGAAAAAGAAGCATTAGCAAAGGCACTATTTAAACTATGTCAAAAATATAAAGTGCCTTTTATCATCAATGATGACGTAGAATTAGCAATCAAATTAAATGTGGATGGTATTCACGTTGGCCAAGATGATCTTAAGGTACAATCATTTATCGACCACTTTAAAGGTAAGATTGTCGGTTTAAGCGTAGCAAATGAAGAAGAATATCAAAAATCAAATATTACAGAAGTAGATTATATCGGTACAGGTCCAATACACGCCACAGATTCGAAAGCAGATGCTGGGGTAGAAGGTGGCTATGAACTGATTAAAAATATGAGAAAGTTAAATCCAACGATACCAATTGTTGCTATAGGTGGCATTACAGCACAAGATGTTCCAGCCCTTATTAAATCAGGGGCAAATGGCGTGAGTGTGATTTCAGCAATTGCCAAAAGTAATAATATTGAACAATCTGTGAAGGGCTTTCATAATCAATATAAAAATATTTAA
- the yidC gene encoding membrane protein insertase YidC, with amino-acid sequence MKKKALWPLLFGVMVVLAGCDYSKPENRDGFFYNTFVKPMDSLIHWLGANLNHNYGLAIILITLIVRFALFPFMMKTYKNQKLMREKMKLAKPEMEAIQEKVKRARTQEEKMAANQEMMTLYKKHGINPMNMGCLPIVIQMPIVMGLFYVLKYPTQGGITEYPHFLWFNLTEPDIFITIIAGIIYALQAYVSMKYANVPDEQKNMMRMMMFISPIMIIWMSYISASALGLYWAVGGAFLVVQTWLGNVFYTKKVEEEMKPIIEAHEKNQEEANKEKKPAKLVSNKKKK; translated from the coding sequence ATGAAGAAAAAAGCTTTGTGGCCATTATTATTTGGTGTGATGGTTGTGCTAGCAGGGTGTGATTATTCTAAACCTGAAAATAGGGATGGATTCTTTTATAATACATTTGTAAAACCAATGGATAGTTTAATACATTGGCTTGGTGCGAATTTAAATCACAATTACGGTCTAGCAATTATTTTAATTACTTTAATTGTACGTTTTGCGTTATTCCCATTTATGATGAAGACGTATAAGAATCAAAAGTTAATGCGTGAAAAAATGAAACTTGCTAAACCAGAAATGGAAGCAATTCAAGAGAAAGTAAAACGCGCACGTACGCAAGAAGAAAAAATGGCAGCGAATCAAGAAATGATGACATTGTATAAAAAACATGGTATTAATCCAATGAATATGGGTTGTTTACCAATCGTTATACAAATGCCTATCGTTATGGGACTATTCTATGTATTGAAATATCCAACACAAGGTGGAATTACAGAATATCCTCATTTCCTATGGTTTAATTTAACTGAACCTGATATTTTCATTACGATAATAGCGGGTATTATATATGCGTTACAAGCATATGTATCAATGAAGTATGCTAATGTTCCAGACGAACAGAAGAATATGATGAGAATGATGATGTTTATCTCTCCAATTATGATCATTTGGATGTCTTACATTTCAGCTTCAGCATTAGGTTTATATTGGGCTGTCGGTGGTGCATTCCTTGTAGTGCAAACATGGTTAGGTAATGTCTTCTACACTAAAAAAGTTGAAGAAGAGATGAAACCAATTATTGAAGCACACGAGAAGAACCAAGAAGAAGCAAATAAAGAAAAGAAACCAGCTAAGCTCGTTTCTAATAAGAAAAAGAAATAA
- a CDS encoding HD domain-containing protein codes for MNKIEIIKHAEQYVQRIHQNDTTGHDIEHIMRVRHHALDIASNEDVDTFVVELASLLHDTVDKKLFKDPNQAWHQLNQWMNDMQLSDEIQTEVTHILKYISFNGGNNHGKLNSLAGKIVQDADRIDAIGAIGIARTFQYSGHFKEPMHISGQSPRNLSELNQDQYHNEPNTAINHFYEKLLLLKDGMNTQRGLQLAEERHQFMEQFLEQFYKEWNIQ; via the coding sequence ATGAACAAAATTGAGATTATTAAACACGCTGAACAATACGTTCAGCGTATACATCAAAATGATACAACTGGTCATGATATAGAACACATCATGCGCGTAAGACATCACGCGTTAGATATTGCATCAAATGAAGACGTTGATACATTTGTAGTTGAATTAGCGAGTTTATTACATGATACTGTGGATAAAAAATTATTCAAAGATCCTAATCAAGCTTGGCACCAACTCAATCAATGGATGAATGATATGCAGTTATCAGATGAAATTCAAACTGAAGTTACACATATTCTTAAATATATCAGCTTTAACGGTGGAAACAATCACGGTAAATTAAATAGTCTAGCTGGTAAAATCGTTCAAGATGCAGATAGAATAGATGCAATTGGTGCAATAGGCATTGCTCGAACTTTCCAATATTCCGGTCATTTCAAAGAACCAATGCATATCTCTGGTCAATCACCTAGAAATTTAAGCGAGTTAAATCAAGATCAATATCATAATGAACCAAACACAGCAATAAATCATTTTTATGAAAAACTCTTATTATTAAAAGACGGCATGAACACACAAAGAGGCTTACAACTTGCCGAAGAACGTCACCAATTTATGGAACAGTTTTTAGAACAATTTTATAAAGAATGGAATATACAATAA